The DNA sequence TCCTGGCCCGGGTTCCGTCCTGGCAGATCGACACGAGCGGGTTCGACGAGGTGGAACGGCACACCATCGAGTCCCACCGGTGGTGGTCGGCCGACGAACTGGAGTCGACCGCCGAGCGGTTCTATCCCAACGAGCTGCCGGTCCTGCTGCGCCAGCTGACCGCCGTACCGCGGGAACCGGCATGCTGACCCCGCCGCGCGCCGTCGTTCGCCGGGAGAGCGGCATCTACGCCCTGGAGCGCGCGCTGCAACGCCGAGGGTTCCCGAACGTGGCCGGGGCGGACGAGGCCGGGCGCGGCGCCTGCGCGGGCCCGCTGGTCGCCGCCGCCGCCGTGCTGCCCGAGGGCCGGCGCGGCGAGATCGACGGGTTGACCGACTCGAAACTGCTCACCCCGGCCAGCCGGGAACGGATCTACGCCGAGATCGTCCGGCGGGCCCTGGCGTACGCCGTGGTGGTGATCCCGGCCGACGAGGTCGACGCCCTGGGGCTGCACGTCTGCAACCTGGCCGCGATGCGGCGCGCCCTCGCCGCCCTGTCGACCCGGCCGGACTACGTGCTCACCGACGGGTTCGGTGTCGACGGGCTCGGCGTACCCGGGCTGGCGGTCTGGAAGGGCGATCAGGTGGCGGCGTGCGTGGCCGCGGCCAGCGTGCTCGCCAAGGTGACCCGGGACCGGATCATGGTCGACCTCGACGCCCGCTTCCCGGGCTACGGATTCGCCGACCACAAGGGCTACGTCACCGCCGACCACAACGCGGCGTTGGTCCGGCAGGGGCCCTGTGCCGAGCACCGGTTCTCGTACGTCAACGTCGCCACCGCGTCGGGACGTGCCGGCAGTCCACCGCGGGCCCGACGCCCGGAGGGGTTGGGCCGGCCGAGTGACGGTGTGGCCGGTTCCGCCGGTGCTCCGGCGGACCGCGATGGAGGCGAGCCGATGGAGCGGTCCGGCCTCGCAGGGAGTACCGTCGGCGTGGCGTTCGGGAGCACCCTCGGCTGCCGGCGCCGGTGGGGGAAGATGTGGCAATGGAAGGCGGAGTGCGATGAGCGCGGAAGATCTCGAGAAGTACGAAACCGAGATGGAGCTCCAGCTCTACCGGGAGTACCGCGACATCGTCCGTCAGTTCTCCTACGTGGTCGAGACCGAGCGTCGCTTCTATCTCGCCAACCAGGTGGATCTGCACGTGCGCAACTCGGAGGGTGAGGTCTACTTCGAGGTCGAGATGCACGACGCCTGGGTGTGGGACATGTACCGTCCTGCGCGGTTCGTCAAGAATGTCCGAGTAATGACTTTCAAGGATGTCAATGTGGAAGAGTTGGAGAAGCCTGATATCTCCCTTCCCGCAGACTCCGGATTCGGTAGCTGACTGCACGTAACTCTGGCATCACTCTTCGGCTACCGCAACGTCTGTCCCATCCTGCGGCGGTCCACAGTGTACGGACTGGTCCGGGTGGGTCCACCGTGTACCCGCCGTCCGTGGCTCCCACCCCACGGGGTCGGTGACGGCGCCCGGGCATAGCAGATCGATCCGCCGTACGGTGGTTGTCCACAGTCCGCCGGCCGTCCACAGGACGGTGACGGCGTCGTTGCGCCGCCCCCCAGCGGCGACCAGGCTGCTCGACCATGACCCGGTACGTCTTCCGGCCGCCCGTGCGGCGGCGCCGCCCGCCCCTGCCGGCCCTGCCTCGGCGGGTGCTGTGCCGGCCGGTTTCGCGTTGGCCGGTCCTGTGCCGGCGGGTTTCGTGGCGGCCGGGTCGGCGTGCGTCGGTCGGGGGCGGACCCGTCCCGCGCCGGCCGGCCGCGTGGCGGGTGCTCGTGGTCGTCGGGCTCATGATCGTCGTCGGACCCACGATGCCGGCGCGGCCCGGCACCGCCCACCCGGCCGACGGCCCGCAGCCCGGCGGGCAGCGGCTCGCGGGTCCGTTCCGCTGGCCACTCGACGGCACCCCGCGACCCGTACGACGCTTCGACCCGCCACCCCGCCCGTGGCTGCCCGGCCACCGGGGCGTCGACCTGGCCGCCACGACCGGTACCCACGTACGCGCCGCGGGCACCGGCACGGTGTTCTTCGCCGGCCGGATCGCCGGCCGGGGCGTGGTCAGCATCGTGCACGGCAACGGCCTACGTACGACGTACGAGCCGGTGCTGTCGTCCGTCGTGGCCGGCGGGACCGTGCGGGCCGGTGACCCGATCGGCACCCTTGAGGCGGGACATGCGGGCTGTCCTGTCGAGGCGTGTCTGCACTGGGGCCTGCGCCGCGGTGACGACTACCTCGACCCGCTGGCCCTGCTCGGCCTCGGCCGGGTCCGGCTGCTGCCCCTGCACGCGGCCCGGCCGGGTCCAGGTCG is a window from the Polymorphospora rubra genome containing:
- a CDS encoding M23 family metallopeptidase, which translates into the protein MIVVGPTMPARPGTAHPADGPQPGGQRLAGPFRWPLDGTPRPVRRFDPPPRPWLPGHRGVDLAATTGTHVRAAGTGTVFFAGRIAGRGVVSIVHGNGLRTTYEPVLSSVVAGGTVRAGDPIGTLEAGHAGCPVEACLHWGLRRGDDYLDPLALLGLGRVRLLPLHAARPGPGRQVAAGRWSGGRGAARQVVGR
- a CDS encoding DUF2469 domain-containing protein; amino-acid sequence: MSAEDLEKYETEMELQLYREYRDIVRQFSYVVETERRFYLANQVDLHVRNSEGEVYFEVEMHDAWVWDMYRPARFVKNVRVMTFKDVNVEELEKPDISLPADSGFGS